In Mycolicibacterium phocaicum, one DNA window encodes the following:
- a CDS encoding oxygenase MpaB family protein: MTVDLVEMPVNACAPGRRVRRDVQYADGLVGAALLAGPANVIMQLARPGVGYGVVESRVESGRTDLHPIKRARTTFTYLAVAILGSDEQKAAYRSAVNTAHRQVYSTADSPVKYSAMDKNLQLWVAACLFKGALDVYRLVVGELDDETAEEFYRQGMTMGTTLQVTPEMWPADRAAFDKYWQESLDQVHIDDTVREYLFPIAAARLKGLQLPGPLQRWSEAFALLLTTGFLPQRFRDEMQLPWDTKRQKRFNAVMKLVKAVNRVLPGPLRRFPFNWMLMDLNWRIRTGRPLV; this comes from the coding sequence ATGACGGTCGATCTCGTCGAGATGCCGGTCAACGCGTGCGCGCCCGGCCGTCGGGTGCGTCGTGATGTCCAGTACGCCGACGGATTGGTTGGTGCGGCACTACTGGCGGGCCCGGCCAACGTGATCATGCAGCTGGCGCGTCCGGGCGTCGGCTACGGCGTCGTCGAGAGCCGGGTGGAAAGTGGCCGCACCGACCTGCACCCGATCAAGCGCGCCCGGACCACGTTCACGTACCTCGCGGTCGCAATCCTGGGATCCGACGAACAGAAGGCGGCGTACCGCAGCGCGGTGAACACGGCGCACCGGCAGGTGTACTCCACCGCGGACAGCCCGGTGAAGTACAGCGCCATGGACAAGAACCTGCAGCTGTGGGTGGCGGCGTGCCTGTTCAAGGGCGCGCTCGACGTGTACCGCCTGGTGGTCGGCGAGTTGGACGACGAGACTGCCGAGGAGTTCTATCGGCAGGGCATGACGATGGGCACCACCTTGCAGGTGACGCCGGAGATGTGGCCGGCCGACCGGGCCGCCTTCGACAAGTACTGGCAAGAGTCGCTGGACCAGGTGCACATCGACGACACGGTGCGCGAGTACCTGTTTCCGATTGCGGCGGCGCGGTTGAAGGGGCTGCAGCTTCCTGGCCCGCTGCAGCGCTGGTCCGAGGCGTTTGCCCTGCTGCTCACCACCGGCTTCCTGCCGCAGCGCTTCCGCGACGAGATGCAGCTGCCGTGGGATACCAAGCGGCAGAAGCGCTTCAACGCGGTGATGAAACTCGTGAAAGCGGTCAACCGCGTGCTGCCCGGGCCGCTGCGGCGGTTCCCCTTCAATTGGATGCTCATGGATCTGAACTGGCGCATCCGCACCGGGCGCCCGCTGGTCTGA